From the genome of Adhaeribacter pallidiroseus:
CGCAAATACCCACCGAGTTTACGCCTTCAAACCAACTTATGTTTAGTTCATCGGCATTTTCCACGAAATAGCTTCGGGCATTATTCGCCTGGCACACCGCGTAAAGAGCCTTGCCGTTGGAGCTTTTTTACCACTCACGAAAATAATAACGTCGTGCTCGGCGGCAAATTTAGTTAACTGCGGTTCGCGGTTTGATACTTGCCGGCAAATGCTATCGTTGGCGTCGAAGTTTTCGAGGCTGCCCCCGGCTTGCGCAATTTGCTGTTCAATACTGGCTTTAATGTGGTAAAATCCTTTGGTGCTTTTGGTAGTCTGGCTAAACAAAGTTACCGGGCGGGTAAAATCAATCTTGTTTAAATCAGCCTCGGAGGTTACTACAATGGCTTCGTTTTGCGTTTGCCCGGCAATACCAATTACCTCCGCGTGGCCGTGCTGGCCGTAGATTACAATTTGGCCGTTGTAACTTTTAGTACTATCAAAAGCGTGTTTTACCCGGTTTTGCAATTTTAAAACTACCGGGCAAGAAGCATCAATTAATTCCAGGTTGTTTTCTAAAGCAATTTTGTAGGTTTCGGGCGGCTCGCCGTGGGCCCGGATTAAAACTTTGCTATCCTGCAATTCTTTTAACTGTTCCCGATCAATAATGCGCAAACCTTTGGCGTAAAGCCGCTGCACTTCCATGCTGTTATGCACGATATCGCCCAAACAATACAATTCAGCTGATTCTTCCATTTCGTCCTCGGCCATTTGTATGGCGAATTCTACTCCAAAGCAATATCCTGAATTTTTATCGATGGCTATAGTCATTGTGCTTGTGTTAAATAGTTGTTCTGCCAAAATTGCGGGTATTTTGTTACATTCCTCAGCATACAACAATTAATCCATATTAATTCCAATAAGTATTGGTGCGGTATGGTTAAATTACTTGTAAATCTACCGAAATTTTAAAAAATTTTGCTTTTTAGAAGACTTCTTTACAAAAATTTAAAAATTGCTTATTTAATCAAGGGGTTTACTCTTTTGGCACCGAAAACTCCTGGCTGCATAATCTTTCGGCTACTTTGCGCAATACAAAATCTACCTGTTCGTCGATGGTGATGTACGAGGTGTCGAGCAAAGCTGCGTCTGGTGCCTGGATTAAAGGGCTTTCCTTGCGGGTAGAATCAATCAGGTCGCGTTTTTTTAAATTTTCCACGATTGTATTTAAAGGTACCAATTCGTTTTTTTCGAGTAGTTCCTGTTGGCGGCGTTTGGCCCGGGTTTCTACGTCGGCCGTCATAAAAATTTTTACTTCGGCATCCGGAAATACGGCCGTACCAATGTCGCGGCCATCCATTACTACGCCCCGGCGCTTGCCCATTTTTTGCTGTTGGTGCACCAGAGCATGGCGTACCTCCGGAATAACACTCACCTCACTTACCTTATCCGAGATGTACATTTTCCGGATTTCGTCTTCTACGTTTAAACCATTTAAAAAAACTTCGTTGCGCTGGGTTTTGGGGTTGCGTTCAAACGTAATGTGAATGTGATCAAGGGCTTGTTGAATTTTTTTGGGATTTGTAAAATCAACGTAGTTCTGCAGAAAATACAAAGTTACGGCCCGGTACATGGCCCCCGTATCAATGTAGGCGTATCCCATTTCTTTGGCTACTAACTTGGCCGTGGTACTTTTTCCGCAGGAAGAATGCCCGTCGATGGCAATAACAATTTTTTTCATAAGAACCTGGTTGCGTGCCTAACAATCTTTCTTCGGACAAGGAAGCGATTTACCAGGCTTATGACTGCGTTTAAAGGCTTTGGTTTTTTTCTGTTGAGGCGTTTGGCGCGTACAAGCCGTTTGGGTACCGGCCAGCAAACATCCCAGAATCGCGAAACTTAAAATTATCTTTCTCAAAGCTGCAAAAATTTCGTGCAAATATAACGTTAATTGTACTTACGATTCGTAGTATACGTAAATTAATCGGAACCAGCTTAACTATGTCATACCGGGAGTTTAAAGTCAGCGGCCAAATTGTAGACGTCATTCATAAACAGATTTTCAGCGGCACTATTGTGGTAATTAACGGCAAAATCGCCCACGTTACCCCGGAACCCGTCGCAAGTCAGCAGTACATTTTACCCGGTTTTATTGATGCGCACGTGCACATCGAAAGCTCCATGCTGGTACCCAGCGAGTTTGCCCGCCTGGCGGTGCCGCACGGTACGGTAGCTACGGTGTCAGACCCGCACGAAATTGCGAATGTACTGGGCCTAGCCGGGGTGGAATACATGATTGAAAACGGGCAGAAGGTACCGTTTAAATTTTACTTTGGCGCTCCCTCCTGCGTACCCGCCACTATCTTTGAAACGGCAGGAGCCGAAGTTACCCCCGAAGATATTGAAGATTTATTTCAGCGCCCGGAAGTTAAATACCTGGCCGAAATGATGAACTGGCCCGGCGTGTTAAACCAGGACCCGCTGGTAATGCAAAAAATTACCCTGGCTCAAAAATTTGGTCGACCAATTGACGGACACGCGCCCGGGCTGCGGGCCGAACAAGCCCGACAATATGCGGCTGCCGGCATCAGCACCGACCACGAATGTTTTACCGCCGAAGAAGCCCGCGATAAACTAGCTGCCGGCATGAAAATTTTGATCCGGGAAGGCAGCGCCGCCAAAAACTTTGAAGCCTTGATAGACTTATTGCCCGAGTTCCCCGGCGAGATCATGTTCTGCTCCGACGACAAACACCCGAATGATTTGGTTGAAGGACATATTAACCAGTTAGTAAAAAGAGCTTTAACCCGCGGTATCGATGTATTTGATGTACTACAGGCGGCTTGCGTGAACCCGGTTCGCCACTATGGTCTGGAAGTAGGCTTACTGCGCGAAAATGATCCGGCCGATTTCATTATTCTGGATACGCTTGCCCCGGATTTTAAAGTTCTGGAAACGTTTATAGCGGGCCAACAAGTAGCCGAACGTGGCGTTACCTTACTGGAGTACCGCGCCAGCGTCTCCCCCAACAATTTTAATACGCACGCAAAATCGCCCACCGATTTTCATTTTACCATGCCTGGTCCGGGTTTGCTAAACGTAATAGAAGCCCACGATGGACAGTTAATAACCAAACGCATTACGGCTCCGGCTTTGCTGACCCAAGAGAACAATGCCATTGCCGACGTAGCCAACGATATTTTAAAAATTGCGGTGGTAAACCGCTACCACAACGAGCCACCCGCCATTGGTTTTATTAAAAATTTTAATTTAAAAAGCGGCGCTATTGCTTCTTCGGTGGCGCACGACTCGCATAATATTATAGTAGTGGGTACCGACGACGTAAGTATTTGCAAAGCCGTAAACTTATTAATTGAGGTGCAAGGCGGTATTGTGGCGGTAAACGGCGGTGATATAAAATTACTTCCGTTGCCGGTAGCCGGTATTATGTCCGCGGATAACGGGTACGAAGTGGCGCTGGCTTACTCTGATCTGGATGCCATGAGCAAAGCCATGGGCAGTACCTTGAAGTCGCCATTTATGACTTTATCGTTTATGGCCCTATTGGTTATTCCGGAACTAAAATTAAGCGATCAAGGCTTGTTC
Proteins encoded in this window:
- the cmk gene encoding (d)CMP kinase; this translates as MKKIVIAIDGHSSCGKSTTAKLVAKEMGYAYIDTGAMYRAVTLYFLQNYVDFTNPKKIQQALDHIHITFERNPKTQRNEVFLNGLNVEDEIRKMYISDKVSEVSVIPEVRHALVHQQQKMGKRRGVVMDGRDIGTAVFPDAEVKIFMTADVETRAKRRQQELLEKNELVPLNTIVENLKKRDLIDSTRKESPLIQAPDAALLDTSYITIDEQVDFVLRKVAERLCSQEFSVPKE
- the ade gene encoding adenine deaminase; amino-acid sequence: MSYREFKVSGQIVDVIHKQIFSGTIVVINGKIAHVTPEPVASQQYILPGFIDAHVHIESSMLVPSEFARLAVPHGTVATVSDPHEIANVLGLAGVEYMIENGQKVPFKFYFGAPSCVPATIFETAGAEVTPEDIEDLFQRPEVKYLAEMMNWPGVLNQDPLVMQKITLAQKFGRPIDGHAPGLRAEQARQYAAAGISTDHECFTAEEARDKLAAGMKILIREGSAAKNFEALIDLLPEFPGEIMFCSDDKHPNDLVEGHINQLVKRALTRGIDVFDVLQAACVNPVRHYGLEVGLLRENDPADFIILDTLAPDFKVLETFIAGQQVAERGVTLLEYRASVSPNNFNTHAKSPTDFHFTMPGPGLLNVIEAHDGQLITKRITAPALLTQENNAIADVANDILKIAVVNRYHNEPPAIGFIKNFNLKSGAIASSVAHDSHNIIVVGTDDVSICKAVNLLIEVQGGIVAVNGGDIKLLPLPVAGIMSADNGYEVALAYSDLDAMSKAMGSTLKSPFMTLSFMALLVIPELKLSDQGLFDGNNFTFTPVVIPQ